The following are encoded together in the Zingiber officinale cultivar Zhangliang chromosome 8A, Zo_v1.1, whole genome shotgun sequence genome:
- the LOC122008040 gene encoding UDP-glucuronate:xylan alpha-glucuronosyltransferase 1-like isoform X2 — translation MIMKELVVAANVSTEARLRSTATEFERYRFLFTEKNSSCKFETLKLTLLVIICCTLLSLAFSPVIHKEQQPSSDSSSRSRFVVMERIWQETGSDPRYLSHVEVDWVQLSNLVNNTNPRIGLLNFNSSEVGFWRRTLPETVVSPIELEYAPTSVTWEILYPEWIDEEEEYHVPSCPSLPRPIPEEGSKFDLVAVKLPCNRSGGGWSRDVARLHLQLAAARVAADAAAARVRVLIVSDCFPIPNLFRCRDLVKREGNLWLYEPKPAALEEKLRLPVGSCELVVPFEAKEISHTEFGSRREAYVTILHSAEQYVCGAIAAAKSIRLAGSKRDLVVLVDKTIGEEYRRGLADAGWKVRMIRRIRNPKAKRDAYNEWNYSKFRLWQLSDYDKVVFIDADLLVLRNADFLFSLTELSAVGNDGTLFNSGVMVVEPSECMFRLLMDHVDEITSYNGGDQGYLNEIFTWWHRLPKSVNYLKHFGGDEQRRAKNERLFAADPPAIYLAHYLGLKPWRCFRDYDCNWNLKSFWKFGSDAAHGKWWRVHDAMPESLQQFCLLSTKGKAFLEYNRRRAEAEGFADGHWRRNVTDPRSEVCSEAFCDWESMLVHWGENTSSTAGGRVDRGNRTARLQI, via the exons ATGATTATGAAAGAGCTCGTCGTTGCTGCTAATGTCTCCACTGAAGCCCGGCTGAGATCAACAGCGACAGA GTTCGAAAGATACAGATTCCTGTTCACTGAGAAGAACTCAAGCTGCAAATTTGAGACCTTGAAGCTTACTCTGCTCGTCATCATTTGTTGCACACTTCTATCTCTTGCTTTCTCCCCTGTAATCCACAAAGAACAACAGCCCTCGTCGGATTCATCATCAAG GTCCAGATTTGTAGTTATGGAGCGGATTTGGCAAGAAACAGGCTCAGATCCTCGATACCTTTCTCATGTAGAAGTCGATTGGGTTCAGCTATCTAATCTTGTTAATAACACGAATCCAAGGATTGGATTGCTAAATTTCAATTCCAGCGAGGTGGGATTCTGGCGGCGGACTCTGCCGGAAACAGTGGTTTCTCCGATCGAACTGGAGTACGCTCCGACGAGCGTCACCTGGGAGATTCTCTACCCGGAGTGGATCGACGAGGAAGAAGAATACCATGTGCCTTCTTGCCCTTCTCTCCCTCGACCGATACCAGAGGAGGGATCAAAATTCGATCTTGTCGCCGTCAAACTGCCTTGCAATAGATCCGGCGGCGGGTGGTCGCGGGACGTGGCCAGGCTGCACCTCCAGCTCGCGGCCGCCAGAGTTGCGGCGGATGCCGCGGCGGCTCGTGTGCGGGTGCTTATCGTCAGCGACTGCTTCCCGATTCCGAATCTTTTCAGGTGCAGAGATCTTGTTAAACGCGAGGGGAATCTTTGGCTTTACGAGCCTAAGCCGGCAGCGCTGGAGGAGAAGCTCCGGCTTCCGGTCGGATCGTGCGAGCTCGTCGTCCCTTTTGAAGCAAAAG AGATATCGCACACCGAATTCGGCAGCCGGCGAGAAGCCTACGTGACCATACTCCACTCAGCGGAGCAGTATGTGTGCGGAGCCATCGCCGCCGCGAAGAGCATCCGATTGGCAGGGTCGAAGAGGGACCTCGTCGTCCTCGTTGACAAGACGATCGGCGAGGAATACCGGCGCGGCCTTGCTGACGCCGGGTGGAAGGTCCGCATGATCCGTCGGATCCGCAACCCGAAGGCGAAGCGCGACGCCTACAATGAATGGAACTACAGCAAGTTCCGGCTGTGGCAGCTCTCCGACTACGACAAGGTCGTCTTCATCGACGCCGACCTTCTCGTCCTCCGCAATGCCGACTTTCTGTTCTCGCTGACGGAGCTCAGCGCCGTGGGGAACGACGGGACTCTGTTCAACTCCGGCGTCATGGTGGTGGAACCGTCGGAGTGCATGTTCCGGCTACTGATGGATCACGTCGACGAGATCACGTCCTACAACGGCGGCGACCAGGGGTACTTGAACGAGATCTTCACATGGTGGCACCGGTTGCCCAAAAGCGTCAACTACTTGAAGCACTTCGGCGGCGACGAACAGAGGAGGGCAAAGAATGAGAGGTTATTCGCGGCAGATCCACCGGCGATCTATCTGGCGCATTACTTGGGACTGAAGCCGTGGCGGTGCTTCCGGGACTACGACTGCAACTGGAATTTGAAGAGCTTTTGGAAGTTCGGCAGCGACGCAGCGCACGGGAAGTGGTGGCGGGTCCACGACGCGATGCCGGAGAGCCTGCAGCAGTTCTGCCTTCTGTCGACGAAGGGGAAGGCGTTCTTGGAGTACAACAGGAGGCGGGCGGAGGCGGAGGGGTTTGCCGACGGACACTGGAGGAGGAACGTTACGGATCCGAGGTCGGAGGTGTGCTCAGAGGCGTTCTGCGATTGGGAGAGCATGCTGGTGCATTGGGGGGAGAACACTTCGTCGACGGCCGGCGGCCGAGTTGACCGTGGTAATCGCACGGCACGTCTGCAGATCTGA
- the LOC122008040 gene encoding UDP-glucuronate:xylan alpha-glucuronosyltransferase 1-like isoform X1, with protein sequence MIMKELVVAANVSTEARLRSTATEKIKSQKLRDFRFERYRFLFTEKNSSCKFETLKLTLLVIICCTLLSLAFSPVIHKEQQPSSDSSSRSRFVVMERIWQETGSDPRYLSHVEVDWVQLSNLVNNTNPRIGLLNFNSSEVGFWRRTLPETVVSPIELEYAPTSVTWEILYPEWIDEEEEYHVPSCPSLPRPIPEEGSKFDLVAVKLPCNRSGGGWSRDVARLHLQLAAARVAADAAAARVRVLIVSDCFPIPNLFRCRDLVKREGNLWLYEPKPAALEEKLRLPVGSCELVVPFEAKEISHTEFGSRREAYVTILHSAEQYVCGAIAAAKSIRLAGSKRDLVVLVDKTIGEEYRRGLADAGWKVRMIRRIRNPKAKRDAYNEWNYSKFRLWQLSDYDKVVFIDADLLVLRNADFLFSLTELSAVGNDGTLFNSGVMVVEPSECMFRLLMDHVDEITSYNGGDQGYLNEIFTWWHRLPKSVNYLKHFGGDEQRRAKNERLFAADPPAIYLAHYLGLKPWRCFRDYDCNWNLKSFWKFGSDAAHGKWWRVHDAMPESLQQFCLLSTKGKAFLEYNRRRAEAEGFADGHWRRNVTDPRSEVCSEAFCDWESMLVHWGENTSSTAGGRVDRGNRTARLQI encoded by the exons ATGATTATGAAAGAGCTCGTCGTTGCTGCTAATGTCTCCACTGAAGCCCGGCTGAGATCAACAGCGACAGA AAAAATAAAGTCTCAGAAGTTGAGAGATTTCAGGTTCGAAAGATACAGATTCCTGTTCACTGAGAAGAACTCAAGCTGCAAATTTGAGACCTTGAAGCTTACTCTGCTCGTCATCATTTGTTGCACACTTCTATCTCTTGCTTTCTCCCCTGTAATCCACAAAGAACAACAGCCCTCGTCGGATTCATCATCAAG GTCCAGATTTGTAGTTATGGAGCGGATTTGGCAAGAAACAGGCTCAGATCCTCGATACCTTTCTCATGTAGAAGTCGATTGGGTTCAGCTATCTAATCTTGTTAATAACACGAATCCAAGGATTGGATTGCTAAATTTCAATTCCAGCGAGGTGGGATTCTGGCGGCGGACTCTGCCGGAAACAGTGGTTTCTCCGATCGAACTGGAGTACGCTCCGACGAGCGTCACCTGGGAGATTCTCTACCCGGAGTGGATCGACGAGGAAGAAGAATACCATGTGCCTTCTTGCCCTTCTCTCCCTCGACCGATACCAGAGGAGGGATCAAAATTCGATCTTGTCGCCGTCAAACTGCCTTGCAATAGATCCGGCGGCGGGTGGTCGCGGGACGTGGCCAGGCTGCACCTCCAGCTCGCGGCCGCCAGAGTTGCGGCGGATGCCGCGGCGGCTCGTGTGCGGGTGCTTATCGTCAGCGACTGCTTCCCGATTCCGAATCTTTTCAGGTGCAGAGATCTTGTTAAACGCGAGGGGAATCTTTGGCTTTACGAGCCTAAGCCGGCAGCGCTGGAGGAGAAGCTCCGGCTTCCGGTCGGATCGTGCGAGCTCGTCGTCCCTTTTGAAGCAAAAG AGATATCGCACACCGAATTCGGCAGCCGGCGAGAAGCCTACGTGACCATACTCCACTCAGCGGAGCAGTATGTGTGCGGAGCCATCGCCGCCGCGAAGAGCATCCGATTGGCAGGGTCGAAGAGGGACCTCGTCGTCCTCGTTGACAAGACGATCGGCGAGGAATACCGGCGCGGCCTTGCTGACGCCGGGTGGAAGGTCCGCATGATCCGTCGGATCCGCAACCCGAAGGCGAAGCGCGACGCCTACAATGAATGGAACTACAGCAAGTTCCGGCTGTGGCAGCTCTCCGACTACGACAAGGTCGTCTTCATCGACGCCGACCTTCTCGTCCTCCGCAATGCCGACTTTCTGTTCTCGCTGACGGAGCTCAGCGCCGTGGGGAACGACGGGACTCTGTTCAACTCCGGCGTCATGGTGGTGGAACCGTCGGAGTGCATGTTCCGGCTACTGATGGATCACGTCGACGAGATCACGTCCTACAACGGCGGCGACCAGGGGTACTTGAACGAGATCTTCACATGGTGGCACCGGTTGCCCAAAAGCGTCAACTACTTGAAGCACTTCGGCGGCGACGAACAGAGGAGGGCAAAGAATGAGAGGTTATTCGCGGCAGATCCACCGGCGATCTATCTGGCGCATTACTTGGGACTGAAGCCGTGGCGGTGCTTCCGGGACTACGACTGCAACTGGAATTTGAAGAGCTTTTGGAAGTTCGGCAGCGACGCAGCGCACGGGAAGTGGTGGCGGGTCCACGACGCGATGCCGGAGAGCCTGCAGCAGTTCTGCCTTCTGTCGACGAAGGGGAAGGCGTTCTTGGAGTACAACAGGAGGCGGGCGGAGGCGGAGGGGTTTGCCGACGGACACTGGAGGAGGAACGTTACGGATCCGAGGTCGGAGGTGTGCTCAGAGGCGTTCTGCGATTGGGAGAGCATGCTGGTGCATTGGGGGGAGAACACTTCGTCGACGGCCGGCGGCCGAGTTGACCGTGGTAATCGCACGGCACGTCTGCAGATCTGA